One window of Falco peregrinus isolate bFalPer1 chromosome 17, bFalPer1.pri, whole genome shotgun sequence genomic DNA carries:
- the LOC101914440 gene encoding indoleamine 2,3-dioxygenase 2 isoform X2 has translation MPQLSAQHLRGHEELHLAHLVLSFITMGYLWQEGEEGTVKVLPRNLAVPFWEVSQALGLPPILSHADFVLANWRRKNPNGPLEIENLDTIISLPGGESLRGFILVTLLVEKAAVPGIKAVVQAIRAILQLDEETLCKALQALAEAIRDMSKALKQMHDYVDPTVFYTVIRIFLSGWKDNPAMPEGLIYEGVADEPMAYSGGSAAQSAVLHAFDELLGIRHSEESINQGRKEGARRLCRLSATFLHRMRDYMPPPHRAFVEEIRRAPSLKQHVLSSGDTQLRAAFNQCISELADFRSYHITIVTKYITVAAAKAKARQAELCDRVGPSAGKLPSALEAKGTGGSHIFSFLKSVRDTTREGMISA, from the exons ATGCCGCAGCTGAGCGCCCAGCACCTCCGAGGGCATGAGGAGCTGCACTTGGCGCACCTGGTTCTCAGCTTCATCACGATGGGCTACCTCTGGCAGGAGGGCGAGGAGGGCACCGTGAAG GTCCTGCCCCGAAATCTCGCTGTCCCCTTCTGGGAGGTCTCGCAGGCCCTCGGCCTCCCACCCATCCTCAGCCATGCGGACTTTGTGTTGGCCAACTGGAGGAGAAAGAACCCCAACGG GCCTCTGGAAATTGA GAACCTGGACACCATCATCTCGCTGCCTGGGGGTGAGAGCCTGCGAGGCTTCATCCTTGTCACCCTCCTGGTTGAGaaggctgctgtgcctgggattAAG GCAGTCGTTCAGGCCATTCGTGCCATCCTGCAGCTGGATGAGGAGACTCTGTGCAAAGCCCTGCAGGCACTGGCAGAAGCCATCAGGGACATGAGCAAGGCTTTGAAACAGATGCACG ACTATGTGGATCCAACAGTATTTTACACTGTGATCCGGATCTTTCTCTCTGG CTGGAAGGATAACCCTGCCATGCCGGAGGGGCTGATATACGAAGGTGTAGCTGACGAGCCCATGGCGTACTCGGGAGGGAGCGCAGCGCAGAGCGCTGTCCTTCACGCTTTTGATGAGCTCCTGGGGATTCGCCACAGCGAGGAGAGCA TTAATCAAGGCAGAAAGGAGGGGGCCAGGAGGCTGTGCAGGCTGTCAG CCACCTTCCTCCACAGGATGAGGGACTACATGCCCCCACCCCACAGAGCCTTCGTGGAGGAGATCCGCcgtgccccatccctgaagcAACATGTGCTCTCCTCCGGAGACACACAGCTCCGTGCAGCTTTCAACCAGTGCATCTCTGAGCTAGCAGACTTCAGGTCCTACCACATCACCATTGTCACCAAGTACATCACTGTTGCAGCAGCCAAAGCCAAGGCCAgacaggcagagctgtgtgaCAGGGTTGGCCCCTCTGCGGGGAAGCTCCCATCTGCACTGGAGGCCAAAGGGACCGGAGGGTCCCACATCTTCAGCTTCCTGAAAAGTGTCAGGGACACCACCAGGGAAGGGATGATAAGTGCCTGA
- the LOC101914440 gene encoding indoleamine 2,3-dioxygenase 2 isoform X1, producing the protein MEADDSTEETLLPLALTRFQLSEEYGFLLPDPLTELPAPYGPWMEIAHDLPQLITSHQLRSRVHQMPQLSAQHLRGHEELHLAHLVLSFITMGYLWQEGEEGTVKVLPRNLAVPFWEVSQALGLPPILSHADFVLANWRRKNPNGPLEIENLDTIISLPGGESLRGFILVTLLVEKAAVPGIKAVVQAIRAILQLDEETLCKALQALAEAIRDMSKALKQMHDYVDPTVFYTVIRIFLSGWKDNPAMPEGLIYEGVADEPMAYSGGSAAQSAVLHAFDELLGIRHSEESTTFLHRMRDYMPPPHRAFVEEIRRAPSLKQHVLSSGDTQLRAAFNQCISELADFRSYHITIVTKYITVAAAKAKARQAELCDRVGPSAGKLPSALEAKGTGGSHIFSFLKSVRDTTREGMISA; encoded by the exons ATGGAGGCCGACGACAGCACAGAGGAgaccctgctgcctctggcgCTGACAAGGTTTCAGCTCTCCGAGGAGTACGGCTTCCTTCTTCCTGATCCTCTG ACAGAGCTGCCGGCACCCTACGGTCCCTGGATGGAGATTGCCCATGACCTGCCTCAGCTGATCACAAGCCATCAGCTCCGCTCACGAGTTCACCAG ATGCCGCAGCTGAGCGCCCAGCACCTCCGAGGGCATGAGGAGCTGCACTTGGCGCACCTGGTTCTCAGCTTCATCACGATGGGCTACCTCTGGCAGGAGGGCGAGGAGGGCACCGTGAAG GTCCTGCCCCGAAATCTCGCTGTCCCCTTCTGGGAGGTCTCGCAGGCCCTCGGCCTCCCACCCATCCTCAGCCATGCGGACTTTGTGTTGGCCAACTGGAGGAGAAAGAACCCCAACGG GCCTCTGGAAATTGA GAACCTGGACACCATCATCTCGCTGCCTGGGGGTGAGAGCCTGCGAGGCTTCATCCTTGTCACCCTCCTGGTTGAGaaggctgctgtgcctgggattAAG GCAGTCGTTCAGGCCATTCGTGCCATCCTGCAGCTGGATGAGGAGACTCTGTGCAAAGCCCTGCAGGCACTGGCAGAAGCCATCAGGGACATGAGCAAGGCTTTGAAACAGATGCACG ACTATGTGGATCCAACAGTATTTTACACTGTGATCCGGATCTTTCTCTCTGG CTGGAAGGATAACCCTGCCATGCCGGAGGGGCTGATATACGAAGGTGTAGCTGACGAGCCCATGGCGTACTCGGGAGGGAGCGCAGCGCAGAGCGCTGTCCTTCACGCTTTTGATGAGCTCCTGGGGATTCGCCACAGCGAGGAGAGCA CCACCTTCCTCCACAGGATGAGGGACTACATGCCCCCACCCCACAGAGCCTTCGTGGAGGAGATCCGCcgtgccccatccctgaagcAACATGTGCTCTCCTCCGGAGACACACAGCTCCGTGCAGCTTTCAACCAGTGCATCTCTGAGCTAGCAGACTTCAGGTCCTACCACATCACCATTGTCACCAAGTACATCACTGTTGCAGCAGCCAAAGCCAAGGCCAgacaggcagagctgtgtgaCAGGGTTGGCCCCTCTGCGGGGAAGCTCCCATCTGCACTGGAGGCCAAAGGGACCGGAGGGTCCCACATCTTCAGCTTCCTGAAAAGTGTCAGGGACACCACCAGGGAAGGGATGATAAGTGCCTGA